A window from Bacteroidota bacterium encodes these proteins:
- a CDS encoding SRPBCC family protein, which translates to MNDLMTEAEPTTDREMSATRILDAPRDLVWKVLTDPEHIKHWWGPNGFTLTTHEFEMRTGGEWNFTMHGPDGTDYINEMVFAEIVPNERIVFTHGPAPQFQMLIQLFDRDGKTELRWSNVFENEEDYKRAVEVFHAIEGLEQNLGRLEAYLNTF; encoded by the coding sequence ATGAACGATCTGATGACCGAAGCTGAACCGACAACCGACCGTGAGATGAGCGCCACACGCATACTCGATGCGCCACGCGATCTCGTCTGGAAAGTGCTTACCGATCCTGAACACATCAAGCACTGGTGGGGGCCGAACGGGTTTACCCTAACAACGCACGAATTCGAAATGCGCACCGGCGGCGAATGGAACTTCACCATGCACGGACCCGACGGCACCGATTACATCAATGAGATGGTCTTCGCGGAAATCGTCCCTAATGAGCGGATCGTTTTTACACATGGCCCTGCACCACAGTTTCAAATGTTGATTCAACTCTTCGACCGAGACGGCAAAACGGAACTCCGATGGAGCAATGTCTTCGAGAACGAAGAGGATTATAAGCGCGCGGTGGAGGTATTCCATGCAATAGAAGGACTGGAACAGAATCTTGGACGACTGGAAGCATATCTCAACACATTCTAA